From Deltaproteobacteria bacterium:
GCCAGAAGTGCCACCACGACGCGAACGAGAAGTTCCCGAACGCCTGGCTGTTCCATTACAAGCCGTCCCCGACGAGGTTCCCGCTGGTCTTCATGGTCAATACGGCGTACTGGGTGTTCCTCCCCGTCATGGTGGTCGGGCTGGTCCTGCAGATCCTGCTGCACATCTGGCGCTACGCGGTCAACCGCTGAAGGAGGGGGCGCGATGAGGCGAGGTCGTCGGCGCGGGGCGGAATCGATCCGGAGATTCTCCCGGATGCGGATCGCGGAGCACTGGTGCATCGTGCTCTCGACGCTCGTCCTGTTCGCCACGGGGCTCTCGCAGAGGTTCTGGCACCTGGACTTCTCCCAGTGGCTGATCCTCCAGCTGGGCGGGATCGACAACGTCCGGTGGATCCACCGGTACACGGGCGTCTTCTTCTCGGTCGAGCTGATGCTGAACGTGGCCGTCGCCGTGGCCGGGGTCACCCGGGGCCGGTGGGAGGCGTCGATGGCCATCACGAGGAAGGATTTCACGGACGCGATCCGGAACATGCGGTACTACTTCGGGCTCGACGACCACCCCGCCCGGTGCGACCGGTACGACTACATGGAGAAGTTCGAATACTGGACGATCCTGATGGGCGGGTTCCTGATGGTCGCCACGGGAGCGGTCCTGTGGTTCCCCATCCCGGCGACCCGGATCCTTCCCGGCGAGATCATCCCCGCCGCGAAGGCGCTGCACTCCAACGAGGCGCTGGTGATCTTCCTCATCAACGCGCTCTGGCACATCATCAACGCCGTGTTCAGCCCCGAGGTCTTCCCGCTGGACTCGAGCATCTTCACCGGGTACATCTCGCGGGAGCGGATGATGCGGGAGCACCCCCTCGAACTGGCCCGGATCGACGAGGCCGCCGCCCTCGGCGCGAGCCCGGGGCGGGAATCCCCGGCGCCGGAGGCCGGCGCGGCCCAGGGGGCCTCCGGGTAGGACAGGAGGGAAATGCAGAAGCGGATCATATTCCTGCTGATCCTCAACGTGGGGATCATCCTCGTCAGCCTCGGGGTCATCAGCCACCTGAGCGTGAACGCGAGCATCGATCGGTCGATCGAGAACCGGCGGATGCTCGCCAACA
This genomic window contains:
- a CDS encoding cytochrome b/b6 domain-containing protein: MRRGRRRGAESIRRFSRMRIAEHWCIVLSTLVLFATGLSQRFWHLDFSQWLILQLGGIDNVRWIHRYTGVFFSVELMLNVAVAVAGVTRGRWEASMAITRKDFTDAIRNMRYYFGLDDHPARCDRYDYMEKFEYWTILMGGFLMVATGAVLWFPIPATRILPGEIIPAAKALHSNEALVIFLINALWHIINAVFSPEVFPLDSSIFTGYISRERMMREHPLELARIDEAAALGASPGRESPAPEAGAAQGASG